The Anaerobacillus sp. CMMVII genomic interval TTTGTGTATAATCGTATTATCTTAATTAAAAGCTGTTTTCGCAAAGTTTGTTACTTTCTAAGAAACACTAAGAATTCACCTCTTATTTAGTAAGTAGCGCTCTTTTCTTACTCAATTTATAGGGTGATATCTTTATCTAAGGTATTTTTTGTTAAAAAGCAACAAGTTTTTTTGTGCGACGAGTAACCGCAGGAGCAATGTTTACGAAAAGAGCCTAAGTAAAATAACGAGCAGTGGGTGAGGATTTGATGAATCATACAAGTTTTGAAGGTTTGACCGAGAATTATCGTAGCATCAAAAAAGAGCTACTCCTAAAGCAAGACCATGAAACGCTTTTCATTTCAGGTAGCTTAGATAAACAATGGATGGTAAAAAGGCTCGTTCTTGTTTCACGAGCTTCGAAAACAGAACTCGAGTTTTCTTCAGCAACAAACTCTAGTGACTTCTCCTATCAGCTGCATTTACCAACGATCTTGAAGGAGCACCCGGCCGACTACATCGATCTTTATATAGAAGCAGACATTAGCCAAACCGATTTTGAAAGAGTCGCCAAAGAAATGCTGCCAAGTGATCTTGAGTTTTCAGAAACGATCCGTCTTAGACTAGGAGAGTTTGAAAAAACAAGAACGGAAGGACTAGAAAATTTAATTTATTTAACGAAAAACAACAATTTTTCAATTGCTGTTAATAAAAAATTTATTCAAAAACCGATCATCGATGTGAAGACAATTGAACTAACAAACCAAGCAATGAGTTTCACCGGCGCAGTATACGTAAGAAACTCAAAGCCACAGGCTGCCGAGCTACTTTGGATTGGGCGAGATTCCAATCAACGCTGCGTATTTCCATTAGATGAATTTCAGGAAGCGGCAAATCATGAAAGTTATTTCGGATTACTTCGTTATAACTTCTCGGTTCAATTGGATACAACGACATGGCAAGAGCGTTTAACCGATGATATTTATGATATCTATGTATCGCTCACCTTAACAGATGGTAATACTGTCGTAGCGAGGTTAACCGCTCCAGAGATAAAAACTGCCGGTGAAAGTGTTTGTAAACAAGACCAATCTCGATTTGTGATTACACCGCGTGTCACTCATGGAAAAGGAAATCTCTCATTGATTGTCACTGAATTCACAACAGCGAGCTATTACTTTTTGCAGTTCATGCAGCGCTTTGCTGGGTGGTTCCGACCATTTTTTACGCGCAAAGAGATTTGGCTTGTCGGTGAGATCCCGTACAAAGCGCAAGATACAGGCTATCAGTTTTTTAAGTATATGCGAGAAAAACACTCGAAACAGAAGGTTTATTACGTGATTGATGAGAACTCGCCGGAAATGAGAAATCTGAAACAACTAGGCAACATCGTTCTCTTTAAATCAATGAAACATATTTTTTACACGTTGATGGCGACGAAAATTGTAGGCTCACATCATCCAGATTATCTTTATCCGATTCGTTCAAACCGCTTTAAGTCATTGGTAAAGGCGAAAAAAGTCTTTTTACAGCACGGCGTTATGGGGACGAGAAATAGCACTCATTATTATGGCGTGGAGTCGGAGCACTTTGAAACAGACCTCTTTATTGTCAGCTCTGAATTTGAGAAAAAGATGATCGTGGGTGATTTTGGTTATCGACCAGAGAAAGTGAAAGTAACCGGTTTGTCTCGCTTTGATTCGTTATTTGCGAATGATGTTCCTGTAAAAAAACAGTTGTTAATCATTCCGACTTGGCGTGAGTGGCTAACGAAAGAAGAAGGTTTTCTAAAAAGTGAATACTTTGATCGTTACCGAGCACTCATCAACCATCCGAAATTACATGAGCTAGCCGAAAAATATAAGTTTGAAATCGTCTTTTGTTTGCATCCGAATATGCAAAAATATAGCAAACACTTTCAACAGGAAAACGTGAAGATCGTCAATCAAGGTGAGATTGATGTGCAGCAGCTCTTAAAGGAAAGCATGATCATGATTACAGACTACTCGAGTGTGGCGTTTGACTTTAGTTTCTTGGACAAGCCGGTCTTATATTACCAGTTTGATAAAACGAAATTTTTAGGGGAAAAAGGCTCCCATTTGAACTTGAAAAAGGATTTGCCTGGACCAATTGTCGCGGATGAAGCAAAACTAATTGAGACGCTCGAGGGCTATGCAACAAATGACTTTCAAATGGATGAAACATATCAAAAGCGAACGAAGAAGTTTTTGAAATATAAGGATCAAAAGGCCAATAAACGAATTTTTGAGGCAATACGAAAGCTCTAATTCGAGTTATTGTATTTTTAAGAGGTTGTTGTATAATATGAAAGATTAGATACTGTACAAGGAAGGACCTATTTATGAAATCCACCATTTCTGTTATTCAAGAACAGATTAAATATTTTTATTTAGTACGAAGACTATCGCTGTATGAACTGATCAGCTCAAATAAGAACAACTACCTCGGCATCGCCTGGGAGATTATTAATCCATTAATCCAAATTATGATTTATTGGTTTGTGTTTGGGTATGGGATCCGTCAGCGCGAACCGATTTTGGTCGGCAATGGCTTAGAGGTTCCATTTTTACAATGGATGCTACCGGGGATTATTATCTGGTTCTTTTTCTATCAGTCGACGATCGAGGCTTCGAAATCGATTTATACGAGATTAAAGATGCTCTCGAAGATGAAGTTTCCGATGAGTATCATTCCAAACTTTGTGATCTTTTCGAAGTTCTATATTCATCTTGTGATGTTGATCGTTACGATGCTCGTGATGCAAATTTCAGGCTACTACATCTCGATTTATTATTTACAGATTTTCTATTTTACGTTTGCGACATTTATGTTTGTCTATGCACTCGCGTTAATTACATCGACGTTGTCGACGTTTGTTCGAGACGTCCAGATGTTTTTACAAGCAACGCTGCGAATGGTGCTTTATTTATCGCCAATTCTATGGACCATTACGACTTTACCGGAATCATTACAAATCATTATGAAAATCAACCCGTTATTTTATGTGATTGAGGGTTACCGAGCAGGGTTTCTAGGGTTGGGCTGGTACTTTATTGATCAATGGCAATATACGTTATACTTTTGGATTGTGACAGCCGTGCTTCTATTGATTGGTTCAATCCTGCATATGAAATTCAGAAGACATTTCATTGACTTTATCTAATGGAAGGGACGTCTATGGAGAAAGCTATTGTAGTAAAAAACTTAGTAAAAAAATATAAATTATATAAAAAGAGATCAGAACGAATCTTGGATATTCTTCTTCCGAAGGATTATGGTGAAGATTTTTACGCCTTGAAAAATATCAGCTTTGAGGTAGAAAAAGGGGATGTTGTCGGCTTTCTCGGAGTTAACGGTTCTGGGAAATCGACCTTATCCAATATAATCGCCGGGATTGTTCCTGAGACAAGTGGTTCTGTTACGGTCAATGGTGAAACGGCTTTGATTGCTGTGGCAGCTGGACTTAAGGGAGACTTGACGGGTCGGGAAAATATTGAGTTAAAGTGCTTGATGCTTGGGTTTTCAAAGCAGGAAATCAAGGCGATGGAGCAGGATATTATTGAGTTTGCTGAGCTAGAGCGGTTTATTGATCAGCCGGTGAAGTCATACTCGAGTGGGATGAAGTCGAGGTTAGGTTTTTCGATTTCTGTGAATATTGACCCGGACATTCTGTTAATTGATGAGGCTTTATCTGTTGGTGACAAGGCTTTTGCTGAGAAGAGCTTGGATAAGATGAGGGAGTTTAAGACGAAGGGCAAGACGATGATTTTTGTTAGTCATTCGATAGGTCAAATGAAGCAGTTTTGCGACAAAATTCTCTGGTTGGAATTTGGCCAAATCAAGGAATATGGTCAGGCTGAGGGGATCATTCCTAGGTACGAAGAGTTTATCAAGATGTACAAAAAGATGTCTAAGAAAGAAAAGGATAAGTATCGGAAGGCAGCGCTGAAGGCTTAGAGTAACGGGAGTTACTCGCATTATAGACCAATCGGAGATTGGTTCGTACTAAAAAGCTACTACCAAAAGCACATGTTTCTTCTCGAAGATGGTGTGGTAATCGCTTTTTAGACCGTCTTACGAAAATAAAATGAGCCCTTAAGACAAATGAATTTGTCTCGGGGCTCATTTTATTATCGTAAGTTTCACGCTTCGCGCGAAAAGCCAAGCTTGGGCTTGGCTAAGGTCTAAAAAGCTGGATTTACTACTTTTGGATATGGTTATGTTTATAATTTTTTAGTTTAATAAATTATAGGGATTGGGCTTATTTATTTATATTGTAAAAATTATTTAGTATTGGAAGGTTCAGCCTTCGGCTGAAAACTAAGTGGGGCTTGGTACGGACTAAAAAGCTACTACCAAAAGCTCATGTTACTTCTTTTTATTTTCTATATAATAAGGAAAAGGTTTTGGGTTGTTGGTATATGATTTGTGCGAATGAGTAAGTATTGGATGGGACAAGTTTATTTCTGTTATTTGAAACTTTTTTAGGGTGGCTAACGTCTAATTAGGAGATATGTTTAAATTTATTGTTAATATTACCAATTATTAGTAAGTAATGTTAAATTTAGATTACAATAATACTGGTATTTTCGATAGGCTTCATATATAATAGTTTGATGGATACCGCTGTTAATAAAGTTGGTACGGAGGAGTAAACTATGTTTATTTTATTAAAGGCTTTGATTTGTTTTTTAATCTCGTTTGCAATTACACCATATATAAAGAAGTTAGCAATTAAAATTGGCGCGACTGATAAGCCGTCAAAGCGAAAAGTGCATGAGAAGATTATGCCACGTCTAGGTGGTTTAGGGATCTTTATTAGTTTCCTTGTTGGGGTACTGATTGTTAACCCGACGAGTAATTATCACATTTGGATTATTTCTGGAGCGGCAATTATCGTAGTTCTTGGTATTTTGGATGACATTTATGAATTGTCGGCGAAAATTAAGTTAGTGGGGCAAACTGCTGCTGCGGTCGTTGTGTCGGTCTTTGGTGGCATTCAAATGGAGTTTATTAATCTGCCATTCGGTGGCGTTTTAGAATTCGGGATTTTCAGTGTTCCGATGACAATCTTCTGGATTGTGGCGATTACAAATGCGATTAATTTAATCGATGGGTTAGATGGACTAGCTGCAGGGGTGACGTCGATTGCGTTGTTTACGGTAGCGACCATGGCCTATATGATGGGCAATATGTATGTGTTAGCATTTTCATTAATCCTTTTATTTAGTGTTCTAGGGTTCTTATATTATAACTTCTATCCAGCGAAGATTTTCTTGGGTGATACGGGATCATTGTTCTTAGGATTTATGATTGCTGTATTATCGTTACTAGGGTTTAAGAACATTACGCTAGTGTCGCTTTTCATCCCGTTATTAATTTTGGGTGTGCCGATCATTGATACGTTGTTTGCGATTATTCGTAGAAGGCAGAATCGAGTTCCGTTTTATATTCCTGATCGTTCTCATATTCATCATTGTTTATTAGACCGAGGGTTCACTCACCGTAGTGCGGTTCTGATTATCTATTTAGTAAGCTCGGTGTTTGGTCTGGCGGCTATTCTTTTCTCAATGGCGACGATTTGGGGCGCGATTTTCATTACGTTAGTGGTGTTCTTACTGATTGAACTTCTAGTTGAATATTTAGGTTTGATCAATAAAAACTATAAGCCACTGCTTAAGTTTTTCAAAATCACAAAAACCAACGAACAGAAACGGTATGTTTATAAAGAGAATAAGTAATATAGAGCAGAAAGGCATTTTATGTCTTTCTGTTTTTTATTTAATACATATTAGTTGTTGCTTTTTAGTCCGTAGCCAAGCATAAGCTTGGCACTTCACGCTTTGCGTGAAGCTTTTGAGAATACATGAGCTATTGCGGCAAATGAATTTGCCTTCTTAGCTCATGTATTCTCAAAAGACGACCTAAAAATCAACAAGGTTTACAGAAGTGACAATATAACCATTCTCCGCTACCTGGTATAAGGATCAATTCATACCCTTTCTTAATTTGACCAAGTTATACCAGCTTACGCCACCATGTTTTGATTCAGACAAGCCATGGTTAACAAATCCACATTTTTCATAAAAAGAAACTAGTTCCTGTTTACACGTTAAAGTGATACCTTCTCTTTGATTTTTTTCTACAAGCTCTTCCATTTTCTCAATTAGAATCTTTGCAATTCCTTGGTTTCTAGCATTTTTGGAGACAGCTAATCCTAAAATACTTTGATATCCTCGGCTTTTCGGGTTTTCCTTAATTTCCTTAAAAAGGTTATCGGTGATATAAGGTTGATTAATAATAGGGCCATTAATATAACCAAGTATCTTTCCGTCCTTTTCTGCCACTATAAAGGTATCAGCTATCAACTGAATCCTCTCCACAAATGCTTCTTTTGTTGCAGCTTCTTCTTTTGAAAATCCTTCATTCTCAATAAGTAACAGTTGTTCTAAATCTGTATTTTGAACATTTCTTAAAGAAACCATCTTGTCTATAATCCCTTTCATAAATGGATTGACCTAAAAACATTATAGCAATAATTTTTCAGTCTTTTTAGATATAAAAAAATTGACCGTCAAATTTGACGGTCAATTAGTGTTCTTTAGTTACCCATTGTATCGATGCTAAGTGTGCTATCAACAGTTTGGGGAGGTGCTTCAAGTCCTAAATGAATTCTTAGGGTGCTTGAAACTTCGGCTAAAGATTCTGGATTAAGCTCATAATAATAGATGCGGTTGAGTGTGAGGTTATCACCTTTAATTGTTAATGACTCAATGTTGTTTAAGCTTGAGCTATAATTATGAAGGCTTAGCATGTTACCAAAGCTGAAGTTTGTTGAAAGGTTCGATTCAACGCCATTCATAACATCTTCAAATTTTGTGATGGATGAGAATGTTGCGCCTTTTCGAATGATTGCTTCGATAATTTGTTTTTGACGATCGCCACGGCCAAGATCTCCGCGTGGATCACTTTTTCTCATACGAGCAAATGCAAGTGCTTCTTCACCATTAAGTGTTTGAATTCCTTCGTGAATTGTGATTGAACCTTTACGGTCTTTACTGTTCATTTCACTGAAGGTAAATGGAACGTCGACTTCAATGCCACCTAGTGCATCGACAATTTCAAGGAATGCATCAAAGTTAAGTTTTACAAAATAATCAACAGGAATATCAAATAGATTTTCGACTGTATCGATTGTTAAGTCTAAGCCACCAAATGCATGGGCATGGTTGATCTTATCCATACGGTCTCTGCCTGGAATTTCCACTCTTGCGTCACGTGGAACGTTGACCATTTTAATTGTACGTTCATTTTTATTGAATGTTGCTAAAAGTAGAGCGTCGGTTCTGCCTTTTAAGCTGCCATCGCGATCGTCCAATCCTAAAAATAAGACTGAAAAGTTATCCTTGCTTGGATTGACGGCACGGTCGCGTTTTTCAGAGTGGGCACCACGATCTAAATCATGCTGAGCACTTTCGGCGAGATTTGCCATTTTGTTTACGAAGTAACCAACGGCTGCACCGGCAACGATGAATAATGCAAAGAAGGTAAAACCTATAAATTTAAAGATCTTCGATCTTTTTTGTTTCTTCTTAGTATCTTTAAAATCAATTCTCGAGTTTGCCATAAGATGCCTCCTGTGTAGGATATGATTTATAAATCTATTTTTCTACCTTATAAGACGTTATCTATCAAAAAAAGATACAGATATATGTTAATAAAAAAGGTTAACCTAAACTATTTTAAATGATTATGAAGAAACCGTAAAGGATTAAATTTAACCAGTTAGCTACAATGTTGGTAAACTAATAAACATACAAATAAAATGTTACTTTATAGACAATCTAAATTGTAACAAATAAAAAGGTAAAAATTCTCTTGTTGAATTTTTACCTCTATAAGCATTAATTTAACTCTAAATGTTCTTTTAAAAGGTTAGAAACACGTAATCGCTCTTCTTCAGCAACAACATAATACCAAATTCCACTAATTGTTGCTCCTGAACCTTTAATTGTAATTTCTTCAGAATCTTTTCTTGCATCACTATAATTTGATTGAATTTTCTTCATCTTATCGAAATTTAAATCTGTCTTCACATTAGTGCCGATAGCCCCTAAAATTTCTTCCATTCGTGTCACAGAAGAGATTTGAGCACCTTCTTTAATAATGGCGTTCATTACTTGACGTTGGCGGTCATTTCTTCCGTGATCACCACGTGGGTCTTTCTTACGCATTCGTGAAAACGCCAATGCTTGAGTACCATCTAGGAAGATTTCACCTTCATCAAACGTAAAACCGCCATCCCTG includes:
- a CDS encoding glycosyltransferase family 4 protein, which gives rise to MFILLKALICFLISFAITPYIKKLAIKIGATDKPSKRKVHEKIMPRLGGLGIFISFLVGVLIVNPTSNYHIWIISGAAIIVVLGILDDIYELSAKIKLVGQTAAAVVVSVFGGIQMEFINLPFGGVLEFGIFSVPMTIFWIVAITNAINLIDGLDGLAAGVTSIALFTVATMAYMMGNMYVLAFSLILLFSVLGFLYYNFYPAKIFLGDTGSLFLGFMIAVLSLLGFKNITLVSLFIPLLILGVPIIDTLFAIIRRRQNRVPFYIPDRSHIHHCLLDRGFTHRSAVLIIYLVSSVFGLAAILFSMATIWGAIFITLVVFLLIELLVEYLGLINKNYKPLLKFFKITKTNEQKRYVYKENK
- a CDS encoding GNAT family N-acetyltransferase; protein product: MVSLRNVQNTDLEQLLLIENEGFSKEEAATKEAFVERIQLIADTFIVAEKDGKILGYINGPIINQPYITDNLFKEIKENPKSRGYQSILGLAVSKNARNQGIAKILIEKMEELVEKNQREGITLTCKQELVSFYEKCGFVNHGLSESKHGGVSWYNLVKLRKGMN
- a CDS encoding LCP family protein; the protein is MANSRIDFKDTKKKQKRSKIFKFIGFTFFALFIVAGAAVGYFVNKMANLAESAQHDLDRGAHSEKRDRAVNPSKDNFSVLFLGLDDRDGSLKGRTDALLLATFNKNERTIKMVNVPRDARVEIPGRDRMDKINHAHAFGGLDLTIDTVENLFDIPVDYFVKLNFDAFLEIVDALGGIEVDVPFTFSEMNSKDRKGSITIHEGIQTLNGEEALAFARMRKSDPRGDLGRGDRQKQIIEAIIRKGATFSSITKFEDVMNGVESNLSTNFSFGNMLSLHNYSSSLNNIESLTIKGDNLTLNRIYYYELNPESLAEVSSTLRIHLGLEAPPQTVDSTLSIDTMGN
- a CDS encoding ABC transporter permease — translated: MKSTISVIQEQIKYFYLVRRLSLYELISSNKNNYLGIAWEIINPLIQIMIYWFVFGYGIRQREPILVGNGLEVPFLQWMLPGIIIWFFFYQSTIEASKSIYTRLKMLSKMKFPMSIIPNFVIFSKFYIHLVMLIVTMLVMQISGYYISIYYLQIFYFTFATFMFVYALALITSTLSTFVRDVQMFLQATLRMVLYLSPILWTITTLPESLQIIMKINPLFYVIEGYRAGFLGLGWYFIDQWQYTLYFWIVTAVLLLIGSILHMKFRRHFIDFI
- a CDS encoding CDP-glycerol glycerophosphotransferase family protein, producing MNHTSFEGLTENYRSIKKELLLKQDHETLFISGSLDKQWMVKRLVLVSRASKTELEFSSATNSSDFSYQLHLPTILKEHPADYIDLYIEADISQTDFERVAKEMLPSDLEFSETIRLRLGEFEKTRTEGLENLIYLTKNNNFSIAVNKKFIQKPIIDVKTIELTNQAMSFTGAVYVRNSKPQAAELLWIGRDSNQRCVFPLDEFQEAANHESYFGLLRYNFSVQLDTTTWQERLTDDIYDIYVSLTLTDGNTVVARLTAPEIKTAGESVCKQDQSRFVITPRVTHGKGNLSLIVTEFTTASYYFLQFMQRFAGWFRPFFTRKEIWLVGEIPYKAQDTGYQFFKYMREKHSKQKVYYVIDENSPEMRNLKQLGNIVLFKSMKHIFYTLMATKIVGSHHPDYLYPIRSNRFKSLVKAKKVFLQHGVMGTRNSTHYYGVESEHFETDLFIVSSEFEKKMIVGDFGYRPEKVKVTGLSRFDSLFANDVPVKKQLLIIPTWREWLTKEEGFLKSEYFDRYRALINHPKLHELAEKYKFEIVFCLHPNMQKYSKHFQQENVKIVNQGEIDVQQLLKESMIMITDYSSVAFDFSFLDKPVLYYQFDKTKFLGEKGSHLNLKKDLPGPIVADEAKLIETLEGYATNDFQMDETYQKRTKKFLKYKDQKANKRIFEAIRKL
- the tagH gene encoding teichoic acids export ABC transporter ATP-binding subunit TagH, which gives rise to MEKAIVVKNLVKKYKLYKKRSERILDILLPKDYGEDFYALKNISFEVEKGDVVGFLGVNGSGKSTLSNIIAGIVPETSGSVTVNGETALIAVAAGLKGDLTGRENIELKCLMLGFSKQEIKAMEQDIIEFAELERFIDQPVKSYSSGMKSRLGFSISVNIDPDILLIDEALSVGDKAFAEKSLDKMREFKTKGKTMIFVSHSIGQMKQFCDKILWLEFGQIKEYGQAEGIIPRYEEFIKMYKKMSKKEKDKYRKAALKA